The Pempheris klunzingeri isolate RE-2024b chromosome 1, fPemKlu1.hap1, whole genome shotgun sequence genome includes a region encoding these proteins:
- the terb2 gene encoding telomere repeats-binding bouquet formation protein 2: MFRNKSAWLSSSVSQACHGFWILEGGTVTGWRTADYLFSEDATCPDTLRIFESKDYLWNKVVVFHSLFLTVCEKRQSVKSVCIGHYVLPPVSVQDDVRNVVGRLIWECEDERSVAQESLRSLSCRTEDEFSEVSRRDCKPSDTDSIDEAPLCGHLQDYPSNEMVTGYISVDNLQKYSGDLCDVHLGCFRCSDCKAHSCFLQT, encoded by the exons ATGTTCAGGAATAAGTCTGCTTGGCTTTCAAGCAGTGTGTCACAGGCTTGTCACGGCTTTTGGA TACTGGAAGGTGGGACCGTCACAGGTTGGAGAACAGCAGATTACCTTTTCAGTGAAGATGCTACATGTCCTGATACTCTGAG GATATTTGAGAGCAAAGATTACCTTTGGAACAAGGTGGTGGtttttcacagcttgtttctgacCGTCTGTGAGAAGCGGCAGAGTGTAAAGTCTGTGTGCATTGGTCATTACGTGCTGCCTCCAGTCTCAGTGCAGGATG ATGTGAGAAACGTGGTTGGGAGGTTGATTTGGGAGTGTGAAGATGAGCGGTCAGTAGCACAG GAATCTCTCAGGAGTCTCAGCTGCCGGACAGAAGATGAGTTCAGTGAAGTCAGCAGACGCGA CTGTAAACCATCTGACACAGACTCAATAGATGAAGCCCCTCTATGTGGTCATTTGCAGGATTATCCAAGTAACGAAATGGTTACAG GGTACATCAGCGTGGACAACCTGCAGAAATATTCAGGTGATCTGTGTGATGTCCACCTCGGGTGTTTCAGATGCTCCGACTGTAAAGCCCACAGCTGCTTCCTGCAGACATAA